A genome region from Nitrospira sp. includes the following:
- a CDS encoding efflux RND transporter periplasmic adaptor subunit, which yields MTEQVVPPPLVQRSNRTPLWIGTAVLLVLAIGGYLSWQSDEPADPSAPAKPAATAQSDKSAAPTPSELDSTPVDVQVTKPTRRDLVYTIKLPANVSPLYQTTLYAKVSGYLKWIGPDKGDAVKKNQVVAVIDAPEVEEQYQQAVSDYKIKQLTYERLAKVWKESPDVIAKQDVDVAEASYQGARHLMEQRVAMRDYTKVRAPYDGIVTARFADPGSLIQIATSSATSAIPLFTIMDLNTVRVYANVPQDDSPWIVPGTTSATVKVTELPNRTFSGVVTRSTLALDPATRSLLIEIDLPNADHALRPGTFAEVALGLREIPQALVVPPQAVISTPKGKSVFIVEEGKAKSVVVQTGISDGRWIEITSGLQGHEEVVAVGKRRLLDGMPVQGSPFNLPDAKLSQQKFERRVPGGTPPPPTSAPNGTSQKQGERP from the coding sequence ATGACCGAACAGGTAGTTCCACCCCCTCTCGTCCAGCGATCCAACCGTACGCCACTCTGGATTGGGACCGCCGTGCTCCTGGTCCTGGCGATCGGCGGCTATCTCTCTTGGCAGAGTGACGAACCGGCTGACCCCTCGGCTCCGGCAAAACCGGCTGCGACGGCGCAATCGGACAAGTCAGCCGCCCCGACTCCCTCAGAGTTGGATTCGACGCCGGTCGATGTGCAGGTCACGAAACCGACCCGTCGAGACCTGGTCTATACGATCAAGCTCCCAGCCAATGTATCGCCGCTCTACCAGACGACGCTCTACGCCAAGGTCTCCGGTTATCTGAAATGGATCGGCCCCGACAAGGGCGATGCCGTCAAAAAGAACCAAGTCGTCGCCGTGATCGACGCCCCGGAAGTCGAAGAGCAGTACCAGCAGGCGGTGTCGGATTACAAAATCAAACAATTGACCTACGAGCGGCTCGCCAAGGTGTGGAAGGAATCGCCGGACGTGATTGCGAAACAGGATGTGGACGTGGCGGAAGCGTCCTATCAAGGGGCTCGACACCTCATGGAGCAACGTGTCGCGATGCGGGACTACACCAAAGTCCGCGCGCCCTATGACGGCATCGTCACCGCGCGTTTTGCCGACCCCGGCTCATTGATTCAGATCGCCACCTCGTCGGCCACCAGTGCCATTCCGCTGTTTACGATCATGGACCTCAACACGGTTCGTGTTTATGCAAATGTCCCGCAGGACGACAGCCCCTGGATCGTGCCCGGCACAACCAGCGCAACTGTGAAAGTCACGGAGCTGCCCAACCGCACATTCAGTGGCGTGGTCACGCGCTCCACGCTGGCGCTTGATCCCGCGACGCGAAGCCTCCTGATTGAGATCGATCTGCCCAATGCAGACCATGCGCTCCGTCCAGGAACCTTCGCCGAAGTGGCACTCGGGTTGCGGGAAATTCCCCAGGCTCTCGTCGTTCCACCACAGGCAGTCATCAGCACACCCAAAGGTAAATCGGTCTTCATCGTCGAAGAGGGCAAAGCCAAATCGGTCGTGGTACAGACCGGCATCAGCGATGGCCGCTGGATCGAAATCACCTCCGGTTTGCAGGGCCACGAAGAGGTCGTCGCGGTCGGTAAACGCCGTCTGCTGGACGGTATGCCGGTTCAAGGCTCGCCGTTTAATCTGCCTGACGCCAAACTATCCCAACAGAAATTTGAGCGTCGCGTTCCCGGGGGCACGCCCCCGCCGCCGACCTCCGCACCGAACGGGACCTCGCAGAAACAGGGAGAACGCCCATGA